The Cucurbita pepo subsp. pepo cultivar mu-cu-16 chromosome LG18, ASM280686v2, whole genome shotgun sequence nucleotide sequence tttactatatatagttttaccgtATACTATACATAAATCTACCATATATAATCATTGAGTAAGCTAATAAATATGCAGTAGACTCCATACCCAACAAACCTATCCTCCACTGTGCAACATTGTCTATTTGAACATAAGGGCTGATGActtctctttttaatttcaccAAAAGGTCACATGCCAATGAAAATTATTGTCCGTATCCACAATTTCCTTATCTATCTTTATCTAGCCAATGTGGGAAGCCTTACAAAATTGCAAATGGACAAATCTAGATAATTAGAGGGAGCACGCAAATgtgattattttctttactCAAAAAAATCAAGTACACTTGGTGACAATTTAACATGAtacaagaataaaaatttacgTGTTTGAACTTCCTTTAGGTGGGATCGCTTACCTCCATACTCCAGTTTTGAACCCATACTTGAAAATCTCTGAATTCCCCGTCATGTATCGAATCAGAACATAGAACTTGAGGGGGGAGAATTTCATTCGTATGAAATATTTGCTTCAGCAGATCGTCCCCACCATATTGCAGAAGCAGCAAGCAAAGGACCTGAATATGCAAAATTCCTATTGTCAATAAGTAAACTCTATTCCAAATTAGATACCAATATacattttagttttcaatCAGATTTCTGAGAATCATGAGGAACGATATTGAACTCAGAAATTTATTAGTTGCATGGGCCTATTAGCGTTAATTGACCTTCATCTCTGGAGAAATGTAACCCCAACAATTAGCAAAGTGAATATCAAATGTATTTAAAAGAATCTTCTTCTTGTTATGAACAGGTggaattttataatctttacAGTAAGCATCTGACTTGATACTACCTAATTCGGACCTGTTTGTCGAGAGTGACAAAATTCCTCAGTTTCTAAAGATGGCAGGCAGTGTAGCTTCAGTAAAGTATTCCTTTCTGACTGTATCTACGGAACAAAATCTCGccttcaaaaaggaaaaagattaCAGAAACTATTAGAAATAGGATGTAGGGAAGGGCCTGAAGGCAACAACTCCAAACAgctcaataaaatttaagtgaCCAAATCCTAATGTGTAGTTTTCTAAAATGGTGAAACATCTTCAGGATGTGTAGGGTTGGTGGCCGGATGGAGTAAACTTGAAAATGCAAGATTTCTTCATTGacaatcaaaagaagaaaagcaaaCTCCACATGCAAGTGAAGGAATctataatttgaattgaacAGGGAGATTAGTGATCAACTTTGCAtccaatatatttattaatctaGATTTATGGCTAGAGCTGAATCTGCAGTTTAGAAATGGAAATGCATACCAGAGAGGCATATGATTTTAATAATGGCTTGGTAAGTTGCCATAGTGGTCTGAACACAGATGGAGCTTCCACAAAGAGGACTTGACCTAGCCGTTTCGGATAGTAGGAGTAGAACACATCAAACTGCCAGAAAAAAAAGAGCACAAAGAGATCAGAAAGAACAACTGACAAATGACATAGAAGCCATCAAAACACAAAATCTCTTGGCCCCGTCCAAACACCTAACCCACCAGAAACTGAAAACATAGAGGGCTCCCTAAGGGGAAAAGGGAATGGGGGGAAGAAAATCCCATTTTCCACACTATGAATTAAGTTATAGTGCTAATTACTAAATGAAGCATCCTTGCAGCTGCAGGCTAGCACTCTGGTACGCATACCAACTAGTTGTTGTCTTGTGGAAAAGTAAAATGcaatataattttcatgtcTTAAAATCAATGATTGACTAGCACAACTATTTTAGCAAGAGCTTCTTCCTGGTAAAGTGAGCAAAAACTTGTGATGCTAAAAAGTGTAAATTGTGTACAGATCATTAGTTCGGCTAGTACCAAGTGGTTAAGATATGAATCGCATCACAAACTTGCAAATATTCTTTCTGAGTTCCCACTAATtcagaatgaaaattttcagcttgtaaaattaccaaaaatgTCAAGAACTTAAGATCTGCATTCTCAATACTAAATCCTCGCAGATCAATTATTCCAagtatttcttcttttccagGTGGAAGCTTGCTCAGTGCCTTCTCTACATAGAACACACACAGTTTCTCGTCCTCAACAGGATCATGGACCTGCGGTCAAGTTATTAGGAAAGTCAAAATTCATGTTAAGAGAGTAAATTCAAATAAGATTATAcacaaaaacataattttacaataaaaataagaacaagtGTTCACTGAGGAAGGACAGAGGTCAAAGTCCACGTCATAATGTCAAACTTCACCATTCGTGGAATAGGTGCATCATTGATTCATGGCCAGTTTATTAGATATTTACCtttgtaattttgtaatttactGAAATTAGTTCCGGCTGTCTAAGAATTTTAGTTACAGCTGTTATgcaaatttctttcaatttatttgtaCATGTCTGAGAGatttcttcttgatcaatAAGAAAACAGAGTTTCTCTCAGTTGCAAGACAATGCATAAGCTTTCAAATTACAATGACAAAGGAGTAAATCTCAATCACAAAGGAAGACAATTGTACTGAAAGTGACCTATGGACAATGGTGGGATTGGCTAATTGACTCAAACCAAGAAAATTTGTCAAATATAAATAGGTAACTTACTGCAGGTAAATGCTTGGAAGCCACAACTATGAGTACCGGCCGGAGATTGACATCAAGAAACTCATGGACGAATGCCTTCCCAGTTTCAGCCATTCCCTTTACTGAATTTTCAGTCAGTTCATCTACTCCAAATTCCTGACGCCAGTTCTGTTTGAGACAAAGGGACAATGAAATGCATGTAATTATGCAACGCCTTCCATGGCAATATCATTCCTAACGTTCACTAAAATTTCAGTATAAACCATGCAAAACTTTTTGGTGAAGATCACATAAATGAAGAAACCTCACTATCTTTGTAAGATGCATGAGTTACTTCTCTTATAGTGAATTGGTTTTGAGATGGAACCCGTTTTTCTAATACTTTTATCTTAGtcttattttgaaaaacaacTAATACAGCAAATTCAGCTTTGGTAACGCCACTTGAACAAGAGACATGCAACAATAAAAAAGTGAGGTTTCAAGAGTATACAATTGCTTTCGTTAATTTTGCAACCGCATCTTCAACAGAATACTTTCGATCCTTCAGAAACCAGAGGATCATCTCTTCATCGTCCCGTCCATTCCGACCAAGAGGAAGACTAGAATGTTCTCTTTCGAGTTTCTCCTTCACTTCCAACACGAGCTGCAACACTTGAAAACATGGACCATAAACTATCGagttcatcatcatatacGTATAAACATATAGGCAACCCAGTCAATCAGACGTAAAGCCGCACAATCTTCAAACAACTGCCAGTTACACATATTAAACGATTGACAGAAAGTAAACACAATTCTCCTCAGATAAGGGATAGACGCTCGCATGCTAGAATTTTCGCACCGCATTACAGCTAAATTCTAAGGCAACCTCGTGACAAGAAGACGATGGCAGACACAAAATTCATCAAATCACGGACACAAACATAAAGAAGTTCGAAGGCGTAATTTGAATCCAATCATACAAAACTTCACCATCGTATTCTCAGGGAAAATAGGTCTCTCGAAAGGCAATGTGAGGCAGACGCGAACTAGAAATGGTAGATAATGAGTGGAAGCATAGTACCTTGCGCGATTCATCGGAGCCGGAGACGGAATTCTGAACTGCAAATCTGCGGAATCGAGTAGCTCTGGGTGGAATTGGAGAAGTAGTGGGGAGAAGTGGGTGGCGTGGAGTGAGACTGAGACGTACCGCCATTTCTTAAGCAGGATAGAAGATGAACTGTTGCAAAGAAGAAGGCCAGCGAAGGTAGAGATGGGGAGTCGCGCCCAACCAGCATAGTttacatataattaaaagatgCTGGGAaatggttaattatttttactacACGTAATTTAACCGTACGTTATTGACTAGAAAGTCAAATATATGGAAATGTTTGCgtataactaaaaaaataaaaatcaaataattaacaataaatactatagtttcattaataaaacTCTATTATGTGGACATAATGGAAAATAAGTATAAGCATACGATAATTTCGAAGACAAGAAATCTTCTCAGATATAAcccattaaattatatatatctctattaaAGCAATAccaaacatatatttattagagGAAGATTCTCGTGTAATGAacccattataaaaaaattaatttaatataatctcATATCTAGG carries:
- the LOC111779656 gene encoding CRAL-TRIO domain-containing protein C3H8.02-like isoform X1, which encodes MAVRLSLTPRHPLLPTTSPIPPRATRFRRFAVQNSVSGSDESRKLVLEVKEKLEREHSSLPLGRNGRDDEEMILWFLKDRKYSVEDAVAKLTKAINWRQEFGVDELTENSVKGMAETGKAFVHEFLDVNLRPVLIVVASKHLPAVHDPVEDEKLCVFYVEKALSKLPPGKEEILGIIDLRGFSIENADLKFLTFLFDVFYSYYPKRLGQVLFVEAPSVFRPLWQLTKPLLKSYASLARFCSVDTVRKEYFTEATLPAIFRN
- the LOC111779656 gene encoding CRAL-TRIO domain-containing protein C3H8.02-like isoform X2; protein product: MMMNSIVYGPCFQVLQLVLEVKEKLEREHSSLPLGRNGRDDEEMILWFLKDRKYSVEDAVAKLTKAINWRQEFGVDELTENSVKGMAETGKAFVHEFLDVNLRPVLIVVASKHLPAVHDPVEDEKLCVFYVEKALSKLPPGKEEILGIIDLRGFSIENADLKFLTFLFDVFYSYYPKRLGQVLFVEAPSVFRPLWQLTKPLLKSYASLARFCSVDTVRKEYFTEATLPAIFRN